Proteins co-encoded in one Methanobrevibacter oralis genomic window:
- a CDS encoding MTH1187 family thiamine-binding protein, which produces MITADFAILPVGTKDTECKEYVTIAVQSIKNSGLNYQLTGMGTQIEAKNLEELYSAIAKAQEAIFETGIGRVYTVIKVDDRRDLENRTLDAKIDTVEKMLK; this is translated from the coding sequence ATGATAACTGCAGATTTCGCAATATTACCTGTTGGAACAAAAGACACAGAATGCAAAGAATACGTAACTATAGCTGTTCAATCAATAAAAAACTCTGGATTAAATTACCAGTTAACAGGAATGGGAACCCAAATTGAAGCAAAAAACTTAGAAGAACTTTACTCTGCAATAGCTAAAGCTCAAGAAGCTATTTTTGAAACTGGAATTGGTAGAGTATATACTGTAATTAAAGTTGATGACAGGCGAGATTTAGAAAACAGGACTTTGGATGCTAAGATAGATACTGTAGAAAAAATGTTAAAATAA
- a CDS encoding TraB/GumN family protein, whose product MRRECLTIIGTAHVSANSAKEVKDAIYEQHPERVAIELDQGRYIKLKKKMLGIEEDEEISVSKIIRENKVGLFLTTTILGYFQSKIGADLDVAPGSEMISAIEAAEDLNIPIALIDRDINITLQRALNKMGFMEKIKFMFGLVTALFGGEDEEEIDVEELKNMDNLDDLMEMFKDESPSVYEVLVKERDAYLAGNILKIPEDHVIAVVGAGHKPGINKYLDNPQSIPQLKELEEINSGRNIPWLKIFLALIPIMFVVIFFLAYINGIDITGNIYEFIIISMIMGFVGSILSGSKLLSAIIGGVVAPLTIIHPLLAAGWFSGLAEAKFRKVKSSDINNLTKIESFRDLWNNNIFRILLVVVGTNLGVSIATLIILPSRVFLPLFMKIFGV is encoded by the coding sequence ATGAGACGAGAATGTTTAACAATAATAGGTACTGCACATGTGTCTGCAAATAGTGCTAAAGAAGTTAAAGATGCTATTTACGAACAACATCCAGAAAGAGTAGCTATTGAACTTGACCAAGGACGATATATCAAACTTAAAAAGAAAATGTTAGGTATTGAAGAAGATGAAGAAATTTCAGTTAGTAAAATCATTAGAGAAAATAAAGTTGGCTTATTTTTAACAACAACAATCTTAGGCTATTTTCAATCAAAAATCGGAGCTGATTTGGATGTTGCTCCAGGTTCTGAAATGATTAGTGCAATTGAAGCTGCAGAAGACTTAAACATTCCAATTGCTCTTATTGATCGTGACATAAATATAACTCTTCAAAGAGCTTTAAATAAAATGGGTTTTATGGAAAAGATCAAATTCATGTTTGGACTCGTTACTGCTCTATTTGGCGGTGAAGATGAAGAGGAAATTGATGTTGAAGAGTTAAAAAATATGGATAATCTTGATGATTTAATGGAAATGTTTAAGGATGAATCACCAAGTGTTTATGAAGTTTTAGTAAAAGAAAGAGATGCATATCTTGCAGGAAACATTCTTAAAATTCCAGAAGACCATGTAATTGCTGTTGTTGGGGCAGGACATAAGCCAGGAATTAATAAATATTTGGATAATCCGCAATCAATACCTCAACTAAAAGAATTAGAAGAAATTAATAGTGGAAGAAATATTCCTTGGCTTAAAATATTTTTGGCATTAATTCCTATTATGTTTGTTGTGATATTTTTTCTTGCTTATATAAACGGAATTGATATAACTGGAAACATTTACGAATTTATTATAATTAGCATGATAATGGGATTTGTTGGTTCAATTTTATCTGGATCAAAATTACTTTCTGCAATTATTGGTGGAGTAGTAGCTCCTTTAACAATTATTCATCCATTACTAGCTGCAGGTTGGTTTTCAGGACTAGCTGAAGCTAAATTTAGAAAGGTCAAATCAAGTGACATAAATAATCTTACAAAAATTGAAAGTTTTAGAGATTTATGGAACAATAACATATTTAGGATATTGCTTGTGGTTGTTGGAACAAATCTCGGAGTTAGTATAGCTACACTTATTATACTTCCATCAAGAGTATTTTTACCCTTGTTTATGAAAATCTTCGGAGTCTAA
- a CDS encoding ABC transporter ATP-binding protein — protein sequence MFKDLLLLAGKRRNKLIFASFLHFLSSGMSIVPFFMIYLIILIFFQDSIDFYYLALILITIPIVYALEFFVMMFAYNISHRAAYEIIYEVRIELANHLITLPLSNFQEKHTGDFETVLNENSEILELFLAHHLPEMISTIFVPFFTALFLFYIDWRMALICLIPIILAFIPILSQLKSLNDMINNHLKAQSYLNSTILEYVMGIKVIKVFNRSKDSFDKYKNAALKWNISMKNWSTQRALPFTLYQAFIGSTLLFIIPSGFYFYINGTLTIESFILFMIIGPIFGNQFMRIYEFIRYNMEERESLNRINQVLSLQSIEDNDKSIILDDINYIEFQNLSFSYDNQIKVLKNLNILFVEGKKYALVGPSGSGKTTITRLILRFWDDYEGKIKINNIDIKEIPLKKLLSFISIVFQNNFLFNDTVFENIRIGNPNASLEDVIKVSKETFCHEFIENLPKGYDTVVGEGGTKLSNGEKQRIAIARAILKDAPLIILDEFTGFIDAENEYLIQKALDRLTKNKTVIIIAHKLSTIKNVDHIFVLNNGEIVEEGNHETLMDLNDYYKKLWDIHSSTDKWKVK from the coding sequence ATGTTTAAAGATTTATTGTTGCTTGCAGGAAAACGCCGAAATAAATTGATATTTGCTTCTTTTTTGCATTTTTTATCTTCAGGAATGTCAATTGTCCCGTTTTTCATGATTTATTTGATTATTTTAATTTTTTTCCAAGATTCAATTGATTTTTACTATCTTGCACTTATTTTGATAACTATACCAATTGTTTATGCTTTGGAATTTTTTGTAATGATGTTTGCTTATAATATTTCTCATAGGGCCGCTTATGAAATTATTTATGAGGTTCGTATTGAGTTAGCCAATCATTTAATCACTTTACCTTTAAGTAATTTTCAAGAAAAACACACTGGTGATTTTGAAACGGTTTTAAATGAAAATTCTGAAATCTTAGAACTCTTTTTAGCACATCATCTTCCTGAGATGATAAGCACGATTTTTGTTCCTTTTTTTACAGCTTTATTTTTATTTTATATTGATTGGAGAATGGCATTAATTTGTTTGATTCCAATAATTTTAGCATTTATACCAATTCTTTCCCAATTAAAATCTCTAAATGATATGATTAACAATCATTTAAAGGCTCAGTCATATCTTAATTCTACTATTTTAGAATATGTAATGGGTATTAAAGTTATTAAAGTATTTAATAGATCTAAGGATTCATTTGATAAGTACAAAAATGCTGCTTTAAAGTGGAATATCAGTATGAAAAATTGGTCAACTCAAAGAGCATTGCCATTTACTTTATATCAAGCATTCATTGGTTCTACTTTATTGTTTATTATCCCATCAGGATTTTATTTTTATATAAATGGAACCTTAACTATTGAATCATTTATATTGTTTATGATTATTGGACCAATTTTTGGTAATCAATTTATGAGGATATATGAATTTATTAGATATAATATGGAGGAAAGAGAGTCTTTAAATAGAATTAATCAAGTTTTATCTCTTCAATCTATTGAAGATAATGATAAATCAATTATTTTAGATGATATAAATTATATTGAGTTTCAAAATCTTTCATTTTCTTATGATAATCAAATTAAAGTTTTAAAAAATTTAAATATTTTATTTGTAGAGGGTAAAAAATACGCATTAGTTGGACCTTCAGGGTCTGGCAAAACCACTATAACTAGGTTAATTCTTCGATTTTGGGATGATTATGAAGGTAAAATTAAAATTAACAATATTGACATAAAAGAGATTCCCTTAAAGAAATTATTATCATTTATTTCAATTGTCTTTCAAAATAATTTTTTATTTAATGATACAGTTTTTGAAAATATTCGTATTGGGAATCCTAATGCTAGTTTAGAAGATGTTATAAAAGTTTCTAAGGAAACATTCTGCCATGAATTTATAGAAAATCTCCCTAAGGGATATGATACTGTTGTGGGTGAGGGTGGTACTAAATTAAGTAATGGGGAGAAACAAAGAATTGCTATTGCTAGAGCTATTTTAAAAGATGCTCCTTTGATAATTTTAGATGAATTTACAGGATTCATTGATGCCGAAAATGAATATCTGATACAAAAAGCCTTAGATAGGCTTACAAAAAATAAAACGGTAATAATAATCGCACATAAATTGTCAACAATAAAAAATGTAGATCACATATTTGTTCTTAACAATGGTGAAATTGTTGAAGAAGGAAATCATGAAACTTTAATGGATTTAAATGATTATTATAAAAAATTATGGGATATTCATAGTTCAACAGATAAATGGAAAGTGAAATAA
- a CDS encoding energy-coupling factor transporter transmembrane component T family protein: MEYVKSDSFVHKLDPRSKLLFSFCILGSAIVTYSIPILFLLIFISLIIWKMSNIPIKNFKPFFLMIFVIVVVGIISQAIFFTEKPGYDGTKTIIFNLMPFNIPFIGYLPVTVEGLVYGIIFSMRMVAIFIPPLILPFTTHPSEIILMLRKFKFPEWMILLFTMAIRFLPLTIQNISITRNAQKIRKDKIRLNDLLLMLESIIITSLRTAKQMALTLDVKSFGYSKKRTSMKNISFKKNDLFFSIFSISIFIFSIILYSGGFR, from the coding sequence ATTGAATATGTTAAATCTGATTCATTTGTACATAAATTAGATCCTCGTTCAAAGCTCCTATTTTCATTTTGTATATTGGGTTCTGCAATAGTAACATATTCAATTCCTATTTTATTTTTATTAATTTTTATTTCTTTAATAATATGGAAAATGTCAAATATTCCAATTAAAAATTTCAAACCATTTTTTTTAATGATTTTTGTCATAGTTGTGGTTGGAATCATTAGTCAAGCTATTTTTTTCACAGAAAAACCTGGTTATGATGGAACTAAAACGATTATTTTTAATTTAATGCCTTTTAATATTCCATTTATTGGATATTTGCCAGTTACTGTTGAAGGATTAGTTTATGGCATTATTTTTTCAATGAGGATGGTAGCAATATTTATTCCACCATTAATTTTACCATTTACTACTCATCCTAGTGAAATCATATTAATGTTGAGGAAATTTAAATTTCCAGAATGGATGATTTTATTATTCACAATGGCAATTCGCTTTTTACCATTAACAATTCAAAATATTTCAATTACTAGAAATGCACAAAAAATTAGAAAAGATAAAATAAGATTAAATGACTTATTATTGATGTTAGAATCGATTATAATCACTTCTCTTAGAACTGCTAAACAAATGGCTTTAACATTAGATGTAAAATCCTTTGGTTATAGTAAAAAGAGAACTTCAATGAAAAATATTAGTTTTAAGAAAAATGATTTATTTTTTTCAATTTTTTCAATTTCAATTTTTATTTTTTCAATAATTTTATATTCTGGAGGTTTTAGATAA
- a CDS encoding ABC transporter ATP-binding protein — protein sequence MIKDIYFLFDKNNYKVKESLLFLLLRSFISIIPILIIFLFVIEFFKSSISTFNIICLTCGLIINFIVFNVLEHHIYLRFMNLGLDISYGLRLDIGKKLTELYLGFFNENALGEINTIVSEYVSKVEYFVTYTAPFMISSQITVILLTIIFFVLDWRLAICSAIVFPLSYLSFKYSDKISNVVVKDREKSLIKYNSAIVDFVRGINIIKIYNLDLKYFKKFHLATTDFRDKNIENVKATMIPNIFVLFFASISIIILFPVAVYLYITNSISLFKIIFFFIATPTISSAMTDCLFGYIHLKNHVGQGINYINNLMNEKCILENKKDVELNNYDVNFSNVNFSYNHEKTLNNVNFDCEEKTLTALVGPSGSGKTTITNLILRFWDIQEGSIVIGGHDIKEIPLKQLSDLISIVFQDVFLFDSSIMDNIKIAKKDANDDEVIKAAKDAMCHDFIEKLPNGYDTIVGERGSKLSEGEKQRISIARAILKDAPIVILDEATSSLDSENEFLIQKAINKMIKSKTVIMIAHRLYTISSADQIIFLKEGKIVEKGTHKELIDKKGFYYQFWNIQEEVGGWKF from the coding sequence ATGATTAAAGATATCTATTTTCTTTTTGATAAAAATAATTATAAAGTTAAAGAATCTTTGTTATTTTTATTATTACGAAGTTTTATTAGTATTATTCCTATTTTAATAATATTTTTATTTGTAATCGAATTTTTTAAGAGTAGTATTAGCACTTTTAATATTATTTGCCTTACATGTGGTTTAATTATTAATTTTATCGTGTTTAATGTTTTAGAACATCATATTTATTTACGTTTTATGAATTTGGGATTAGATATTTCCTATGGCTTACGTTTAGATATAGGTAAAAAACTGACTGAATTATATTTGGGATTCTTTAATGAAAATGCACTAGGTGAGATTAATACCATAGTAAGTGAATATGTATCAAAAGTTGAGTATTTTGTTACATATACTGCTCCGTTTATGATTTCCTCTCAAATTACAGTTATTTTACTCACAATAATCTTTTTTGTATTAGATTGGAGGCTTGCTATTTGTTCGGCTATTGTTTTTCCATTATCTTATTTATCATTTAAATATTCTGATAAAATTTCTAATGTTGTTGTTAAAGATAGGGAGAAATCTTTAATTAAATATAATTCTGCTATTGTGGATTTTGTTAGAGGAATAAATATAATCAAAATTTATAATTTAGATTTAAAATACTTTAAAAAGTTTCATTTAGCTACAACAGATTTTAGAGATAAAAATATAGAAAATGTTAAAGCTACTATGATTCCAAATATTTTTGTCCTATTTTTTGCAAGTATTAGTATAATAATTTTATTTCCTGTTGCAGTATATTTGTATATAACAAATTCAATTAGTCTTTTTAAAATAATTTTTTTCTTTATTGCAACACCTACAATATCTTCAGCAATGACTGATTGTCTGTTTGGATATATACACCTTAAAAATCATGTAGGTCAAGGTATTAATTATATTAATAATCTAATGAACGAAAAATGTATTTTAGAAAATAAAAAGGATGTAGAACTAAATAACTATGATGTAAACTTTTCCAATGTAAATTTTAGCTATAACCATGAAAAAACTTTAAATAATGTTAATTTTGATTGTGAGGAAAAAACTTTAACAGCATTAGTTGGTCCATCGGGTTCTGGAAAAACAACAATAACTAATTTAATTTTAAGATTTTGGGATATTCAAGAAGGTTCAATAGTTATTGGAGGACATGATATAAAAGAAATACCTTTAAAACAATTATCTGATTTAATATCTATAGTTTTTCAAGATGTGTTTCTTTTTGATAGTTCTATAATGGATAATATTAAAATAGCTAAAAAAGATGCAAATGATGATGAAGTAATTAAAGCAGCTAAAGATGCTATGTGCCATGATTTTATAGAAAAATTACCTAATGGTTATGATACTATAGTGGGTGAAAGAGGTTCTAAATTAAGTGAAGGCGAAAAACAAAGAATTTCCATTGCTAGAGCTATTTTAAAAGATGCTCCAATAGTAATATTAGATGAAGCTACTTCTTCATTAGATTCTGAAAACGAGTTTTTAATTCAAAAAGCTATTAATAAAATGATTAAATCAAAAACAGTTATAATGATAGCTCATAGACTTTACACTATAAGTTCTGCAGATCAAATAATATTTTTAAAAGAAGGAAAAATTGTTGAAAAGGGAACACATAAAGAATTAATAGATAAAAAAGGATTTTATTATCAATTTTGGAATATTCAGGAGGAGGTAGGGGGATGGAAATTTTAA
- a CDS encoding calcium/sodium antiporter, which produces MGVSIIIQIILLILGFVFLIKGSDYFVEGSSSVASILKIPTIIVGLTVVAFGTSAPEAAVSITSSLTGNNAIAVSNVIGSNLFNILFIIGLCALLNELKIGKDVIKSDLPFLVAITIITSLFILVNWNISRIEGMILLIIIFAYISYLVISALRSGGAKVIEKPKLTLSKSIIYIVIGIIGIILGADLVVNNASSIAIAVGMSETLVGLTIVAVGTSLPELVTSLTALKKDENQLVIGNVIGSNIFNLLFILGLSSTISPITLSSNMLVDICLMVFITILCLVFGKTQNKFDKKEGIILVGLFILYMIFIILRN; this is translated from the coding sequence ATGGGTGTATCCATTATAATTCAAATAATCTTACTTATTTTAGGATTTGTATTTTTAATTAAAGGTTCAGACTATTTTGTTGAAGGATCAAGTAGTGTTGCTTCAATTTTAAAAATTCCAACAATTATTGTTGGATTAACTGTTGTTGCTTTTGGAACAAGTGCCCCCGAAGCAGCTGTTTCTATTACATCATCACTTACAGGCAATAATGCAATAGCTGTAAGTAATGTAATTGGAAGTAATTTGTTTAATATATTATTCATTATAGGGCTTTGTGCATTACTTAATGAATTAAAAATTGGAAAAGATGTTATTAAAAGCGACTTACCTTTTCTTGTAGCAATAACAATTATAACATCATTATTCATATTAGTTAATTGGAATATCTCAAGAATAGAAGGTATGATTTTATTAATAATAATTTTTGCTTATATAAGTTACTTAGTTATATCTGCATTGAGATCTGGCGGAGCTAAAGTAATTGAAAAACCGAAATTAACTCTTTCTAAGAGCATAATTTATATAGTTATAGGGATTATTGGTATTATTCTTGGTGCTGATTTAGTTGTTAATAACGCATCATCAATAGCTATTGCTGTTGGAATGAGTGAAACATTAGTTGGTTTGACCATTGTAGCAGTAGGAACTTCACTACCCGAACTTGTAACATCCTTAACTGCCCTTAAAAAAGATGAAAATCAATTAGTTATTGGTAATGTAATCGGTTCAAACATTTTTAATTTATTATTCATACTTGGATTAAGTAGTACTATTAGTCCTATTACTTTAAGCTCAAATATGCTAGTAGATATTTGTTTAATGGTATTTATTACCATTTTATGTTTAGTATTTGGTAAAACACAAAATAAGTTCGATAAAAAAGAAGGAATAATCCTTGTGGGACTATTTATACTATACATGATTTTCATAATTCTTAGAAACTAA
- a CDS encoding ABC transporter ATP-binding protein — translation MEPIIDVKNLSFKYFDCDDFALKNINLNVEKGEFIGIIGKSGSGKSTLLHCLTGIIPHEIKGEKSGLVKINNLNTDEHEIVEITNQLGVVFQNPENQLFNISVEDELAFICENLAYPVDTIRESVDFALDTIGIRHLKDEYPFDLSGGEKQKVAMASVLTVNPKILVLDEPTSELDTKGKEMVFKTLKKLKNDGMTIILVDHNLDEVYKLTDKLVLLDEGKIKMFGKTDNILKSSIVESLGLRLPQSVQMLLKLKSNEILMDNSNVVKLLKEKISNKQFSIQYQDLVNNSVNKVAIKIENLSFKRDGHEILSNINIEIKKGDFVALIGKNGAGKTTLALIIMGILKKNNGVINILGETNINIKKIRKKVGFLFQNPEHQLFCNTVTEEINYGLEKGEDIDKILHKMNLGKLKDNHPLTLSRGERQRVATATALAHNPKILIIDEPTTGQDWNNIKAFMDILRELNNNGKTILIITHDMRVVGEYCKKVILMDDGGIVFNLDTRKAFEKLSTFENYDIKPSVITDISMKAGIKPPLLNVDELIGDRDV, via the coding sequence ATGGAACCTATAATTGATGTTAAAAATTTGTCTTTTAAGTATTTTGATTGTGATGATTTTGCTCTTAAAAATATTAATTTAAATGTTGAAAAAGGAGAATTTATTGGTATTATTGGTAAATCAGGTAGTGGAAAATCAACATTACTTCATTGTTTAACTGGGATTATTCCACATGAAATTAAGGGAGAAAAATCTGGTTTGGTTAAAATAAATAATTTAAATACTGATGAACATGAAATTGTAGAAATAACTAATCAATTAGGAGTAGTTTTTCAAAATCCCGAAAATCAACTTTTTAATATTAGTGTTGAAGATGAATTAGCATTTATTTGTGAAAATCTTGCATATCCTGTTGATACAATTAGAGAATCTGTTGATTTTGCATTAGATACAATTGGAATTAGACATTTAAAAGATGAATATCCATTTGATTTATCTGGAGGTGAAAAACAAAAAGTTGCAATGGCTTCTGTATTAACTGTAAATCCAAAAATATTAGTTTTAGACGAACCTACTTCTGAATTAGATACAAAAGGAAAAGAAATGGTATTTAAAACTTTAAAAAAGCTTAAAAATGATGGAATGACTATTATACTGGTTGATCATAACTTAGATGAAGTTTATAAATTAACTGATAAATTGGTTTTATTAGATGAGGGCAAAATAAAGATGTTTGGAAAAACTGATAATATTTTAAAATCTTCAATTGTAGAATCATTAGGTTTAAGACTTCCACAATCTGTTCAAATGCTTTTAAAACTAAAATCAAATGAAATATTGATGGATAATAGTAATGTTGTCAAATTATTAAAAGAAAAAATCTCTAATAAACAGTTTTCTATTCAATATCAAGATTTAGTAAATAATTCCGTGAATAAAGTCGCCATTAAAATTGAAAATTTATCTTTTAAAAGAGATGGTCATGAAATTTTAAGTAATATAAACATTGAAATTAAAAAAGGAGATTTTGTAGCTTTAATTGGAAAAAATGGGGCTGGAAAAACAACATTAGCTTTGATTATAATGGGTATTCTCAAAAAAAATAATGGTGTTATAAATATTTTAGGTGAAACAAATATCAATATTAAAAAGATAAGAAAAAAAGTTGGATTTCTATTTCAAAATCCTGAACATCAATTATTTTGTAATACAGTAACTGAAGAGATAAACTACGGTCTTGAAAAAGGAGAGGATATAGATAAAATATTGCATAAGATGAATCTTGGCAAATTAAAAGATAATCATCCTTTAACTTTGAGTAGGGGAGAACGGCAAAGAGTTGCCACAGCAACAGCACTTGCTCATAATCCAAAAATTTTAATAATTGATGAACCTACAACAGGTCAAGATTGGAATAATATTAAAGCATTTATGGATATTTTAAGAGAATTAAACAATAATGGTAAAACTATTTTAATAATAACTCATGATATGAGGGTAGTTGGAGAATATTGTAAAAAAGTTATTTTAATGGATGATGGTGGAATAGTGTTTAATTTAGATACTCGAAAAGCATTTGAGAAATTAAGCACTTTTGAAAATTATGATATAAAACCTTCTGTTATTACAGATATAAGTATGAAAGCCGGTATTAAACCACCATTGTTAAATGTGGATGAGTTAATTGGTGATAGGGATGTTTAA
- a CDS encoding DUF1922 domain-containing protein, translated as MYFIFRCDCGRVLYAKKGVATRKCVCGKTLKVKQRRIFKKVATREEASLAVQKMQDEIYGNTDFKLASDL; from the coding sequence ATGTATTTTATATTTCGTTGCGATTGTGGTCGTGTATTATATGCAAAAAAAGGTGTTGCAACACGTAAATGTGTGTGTGGAAAAACATTAAAAGTAAAACAGCGCAGAATATTTAAAAAAGTTGCAACAAGAGAAGAAGCATCCCTTGCAGTTCAAAAAATGCAAGACGAAATATATGGGAATACTGACTTTAAATTAGCCAGTGATTTATGA
- a CDS encoding TIGR00269 family protein, producing the protein MVKLNKNDFNEKIFSRINNLIKDYNLIKENELIAVALSGGKDSVLTLHALKNYQNYLDFDLVAISVDEGIDGYRQHGIDSAIKNAKDLGVELVQKSFKEEEGFALDDIYQDFKSACIPCGVFRRNILNKATYELGANKLATGHNLDDEIQSFLMSFARGDTIKFSKFGPQLDAIHPKLVPRIKPLWNTPEKEVGIWAVINEIDIHLEECPYSHLSLRAKIKEFLNVNEDAYPGIKKNIMNSFKQILTFENDFSTNLNECKICGEPTSSNICKACEIKKLVSKNYENHV; encoded by the coding sequence ATGGTTAAGTTAAATAAGAATGATTTTAATGAAAAGATTTTCTCAAGGATTAATAATTTAATTAAAGATTATAATTTAATAAAAGAAAATGAATTAATAGCCGTGGCTTTATCTGGAGGTAAAGATAGTGTTTTAACACTTCATGCATTAAAAAATTATCAAAATTACCTAGATTTTGACTTAGTAGCTATTAGTGTTGATGAGGGTATTGATGGATATAGGCAACATGGAATTGATTCTGCAATAAAAAATGCAAAAGATTTAGGTGTTGAATTGGTTCAAAAATCATTTAAAGAAGAGGAAGGTTTTGCTTTAGATGATATTTATCAGGATTTTAAAAGTGCTTGCATTCCATGTGGTGTTTTTAGAAGGAATATATTAAATAAAGCAACTTATGAATTAGGAGCTAATAAACTAGCTACTGGACATAACTTAGATGATGAAATCCAGTCTTTTTTAATGAGTTTTGCTCGTGGAGATACAATTAAATTCTCAAAATTCGGCCCTCAATTAGATGCGATTCATCCAAAATTAGTTCCAAGAATTAAACCATTGTGGAATACTCCAGAAAAAGAAGTAGGGATATGGGCAGTGATTAATGAAATTGATATTCATTTAGAAGAATGTCCTTATTCTCATTTATCCTTACGTGCTAAAATTAAAGAATTTTTAAATGTAAATGAAGATGCATATCCTGGAATTAAAAAGAACATAATGAATTCATTTAAACAAATTTTAACTTTTGAAAATGATTTTTCCACAAATCTTAATGAATGTAAGATTTGCGGTGAACCAACATCTTCTAATATTTGTAAAGCGTGTGAAATTAAAAAATTAGTTTCTAAGAATTATGAAAATCATGTATAG
- a CDS encoding hemolysin family protein — protein MIGTTLEIIIMLVLIILTGYLSMTELAIVSVRKSKIQKYLNEGNENAKIIMDLLEDPNQFLSTVQIGITLIGVLTGAFGGATLAEPLAQIIGSYTHYGEVISVAIVVIITTYLTLVIGEIVPKVIALNEPESISLKVAKSMLILSKVSKPIGMILAKSSRFLLWIMRVEHKTDDVVTEEEIELMIEEGRVDGTIEKEEENIIKRVFKLDDQKVESIMTPRNEIIWIDLKDTRELNKVKIIESKRSIFPVAYEELDDFIGVVQAKDILSVMFSDNEFDINSIVKEPLVVSENLETLELLKEFKENQEYVHMALVVDEFGSVEGLITLNDLLEGIVGDIPAIDKIDEPTASQRDDGTWLIDGRYNIDNFKELFDFDEELPYEKEDNFTTLAGFILSLSGTIPDEKDKYDWNRFKFEIIDIDGHQIDKVLVKDLGPLNDSKGE, from the coding sequence ATGATTGGAACGACATTGGAAATAATTATTATGCTAGTTTTGATTATCCTTACTGGATATTTATCAATGACAGAATTAGCTATTGTATCTGTTAGAAAATCGAAAATACAAAAATATTTAAATGAAGGCAATGAAAATGCCAAAATTATTATGGATTTATTAGAAGATCCAAATCAATTTTTATCTACTGTCCAAATAGGAATTACCTTGATTGGAGTTTTAACTGGGGCATTTGGTGGAGCAACATTAGCTGAACCATTAGCTCAAATAATTGGATCTTATACTCATTATGGAGAAGTAATAAGTGTGGCGATTGTTGTAATAATTACTACTTATTTAACCTTAGTTATTGGAGAGATTGTACCTAAGGTAATTGCATTAAACGAACCTGAATCCATTTCACTAAAAGTAGCTAAAAGTATGCTTATTTTATCAAAAGTATCAAAGCCTATTGGAATGATACTTGCAAAATCTAGTAGATTTCTTTTATGGATTATGCGAGTGGAACATAAAACAGATGATGTAGTTACTGAAGAAGAAATCGAATTAATGATTGAAGAAGGAAGAGTAGACGGTACAATTGAAAAAGAAGAAGAAAACATTATTAAAAGAGTTTTCAAACTTGACGATCAAAAAGTTGAAAGTATTATGACTCCAAGAAATGAAATCATATGGATAGACTTAAAAGACACTCGTGAGCTTAACAAAGTAAAAATCATTGAAAGTAAAAGATCAATATTTCCAGTAGCTTATGAAGAATTAGATGACTTTATTGGAGTCGTACAAGCAAAAGACATATTATCTGTAATGTTTAGTGATAATGAATTTGATATTAATTCAATTGTTAAAGAGCCATTAGTTGTTTCTGAAAATCTTGAAACATTGGAATTATTGAAAGAATTTAAAGAAAATCAAGAATATGTGCATATGGCATTGGTAGTCGATGAATTTGGTAGTGTTGAAGGTTTAATTACTTTAAATGACTTACTAGAAGGCATTGTTGGTGACATACCTGCAATTGATAAAATTGATGAACCAACAGCCAGTCAAAGAGACGATGGAACTTGGTTAATAGATGGAAGATATAATATTGATAACTTTAAAGAACTCTTTGATTTCGATGAAGAATTACCCTATGAAAAAGAAGATAATTTTACCACACTGGCAGGATTCATTTTAAGTTTAAGTGGTACTATTCCTGATGAAAAAGACAAATATGATTGGAATCGTTTTAAATTCGAAATAATAGATATTGATGGACATCAAATTGATAAAGTATTAGTAAAAGATTTAGGCCCACTAAATGATTCAAAAGGAGAATAA